The sequence CTGCGAGTTTTATTTGTCCTTTTGGAGTGGGCTTGGAGCTTACACCTATGAATCTTTATCTATTCCTCTCCTTCCCCTTAttgattaaaaaacaaaaaacaaaatggtTCGAGAAACAAATATGCTAGTCAGTCGTAGCACTCACCGGAATCCATGAATTTGAGTATTTAGGCacttaagagaaaaaataataataataataaaatttggtgACACTGACTCGCTTTTGGGCAAAGTTGTCTTCACCTCAATCCATCCATCCTTATCAAAAACAACACGAATGGActctaaaagaagaaaagttctGGCTTTCCTTGAATGGATCTATTACTGTTTCACCAGCTTTTCTCATTTCTACTGGAACGAAGCCAGAGACATTTATCATTATTAAATTTGAGAACCAACTTCTGGCGACCCTAGTCTTTGTTTTCCACGAATTTTCAGTATATTGACGATAACTGAAAATCAAGTCTAATTGTTCCGTCTTCTAAAAAACAAAGTAATTGTTCTGGTTTGCCTTATatggaaaattagaaaacttattAAGAGCTTTCAAAATTGTGACCCACTCGTTTTATGTACCAGATCGATATCAAAGGTCTTGGAAGTATTTAAAAAATGCCTCTTTATGTAGCATAGTAGCAGTAGTAAAACTCTTTTACTGTGGAAATACTTGCCATAGCATTTTGGAGATATCTGATAGGCTGAAAATTCTTTTGGCCCCATAGcacaaaagatatatatatatatatttttttttactaatattaaaataaaataaaaaggacaaTAGCAGAACCACATGGTTAAAATGACTCCAGGAAGATCTCAAATTGTGCTGACCAGCAAAACTGCAAAAGCTAGATTCATAAGACGCATGTCCTCTTTGAAATTACGAATATGTCAAATACCTGATATTGGTAAGGATatttttctctcccttcttCAACCTTGATCATACCTTTCATATTGAGACTAGATattgcttcttccttcttttattattattattatcatttcaatattttttctgTTACACTTGGGCCAAGTAAATGAGTTGCGGAATGAGATGATTTCTTTTGGGCATAGGTAGAATAGGACGATGAAAGTTTAATATTAGAGCTCaattacaagttacaacattAATAAGAAAGGTACATTATTTTCACTTGGTCATTTGTCAAATGCCCCCCCGCGTGCATGGCACACGAAGGTATAACttctaataatttaaaagaCCAAAGCCCATTGAGAAATAAGCCCTCCTATCACTCTCAAACACACTCAACATAGCAGCATTACTAACCCATAGCATACTTCTGGGTCCAGCTTCTTGCAGTTGTCTCATACTTGCTCCTGTCAGTCTTGTACATGTGGGCAATTTCCGGCACTAAAGGGTCGTCAGGATTTGGGTCCGTTAGAAGTGAACAGATTGAGAGCAACACCTGaacataaaaaatcaagaaacccCAAGCTTTAACACAGTAATATAGGAGGAAAGTGAAAACATTATGTAACAAGAAGCTTCATATGAAAAACACCCCAGAGATTAATACAAAAATGTACTCGCCCAAGTAGTTCAGAAAGGAATATGAATACAACAGCCTAGGAATGCAAATTTAccacataattatcaaatatgaACACCAAAACAGGGACAAGGCAAGACACACAATACCAATGCATCCATGAAGTTTACTCAATAAAAAATCGGAGTAGACAATTAGAGATAGATTTGCTACTGACTTTACAAACTTCAGGTTAACCCTTAATTCATTCCGTTGTTAAGTGTGCCATTGTGATCAGTCATTCAGGAAATAAGGTAGTTTCAGTTTAAAAGGCAAACAGGATTTGACTATAGCAACAATTACATAGCTTGTCTGAACACATGGAAATGGCAATTGAGGAATACTCCATCTAGCATGGGGCCTTCATAGAGAAGCACGACCATTACCAAAAATTGATGGCATGGgatcatttttaaaatactatttgACTGCCAATTTGCCATACATTACTATCACCTTTCAACGATGGTTCACACTTTTTTCTTATGGCCCCATACAAAATGATAGATTCAGATTGGGAGATTAtccataatatatttatatatgtggaACACAAAGAGGAAAGCTATATTCTATAGAACATTCAAATAAACcttgaatttatatataaaaggtgGAATGCATCATTAGATATAAAACAATAAACCTTGGATATGGTAAGGGCAGGGCTCCACTGCTCCTTCAAAATATCAAGACAAATGCTCCCATTGCTATTGATATTGGGGTGAAAGACCTTCGTCCTGAATGCAACCTGTACAAACCATCCAAAGAAGATAAAAAGCTGAAAGTTAGAAAAGTATGGAACAGATATGGCATAGCCAAAGTGtcattccaaatttccaagCTAATATAAAATACTTTACTTTTCACATAAAAGGAGAGCAAAATCCTGAACGATGTCATATCAGTCTATTCCATGATCAACCAAAACTTGATGCTATCTCAATTACCTAGAATTATATAATCATCCTCATCCCACACCCCCACccgatttttttattttcctttttcctccACAAATTGAGAAAGGGGGTGAAAGGAAAGGTGACATCATTGTAGGTTTATCCAATAAAATGGACAACAAATTTCCAGAAATTAAGCAATAGTCGATAATAGAGAAGTTGTGTGCATAAGGCACTGACAACGTTGAACAAGAAAAAGATGACCACATCCTAAGACTCAGGATGCTGGTTTTATGTAGTAGATGTTAGTTAAGGCAACTACACACACTGATCTGTCATGTTTTCATGATGAGTCTGCAGTTAATCCCATGTTTTCTTGACCCTAAATCAAACACATAATCCTATGTTTTCTTGACCCTAAATCACACATATAATCccatgttttatgttttactcattaaaatatcaaaggAGGACCTAAAATACCATTAATAATAGTAGTAAAAAAGAACCTGCCAATTAAGGCGGTAACAAAGAGTATGACTATGAATAGAACAGAATGGtagaaaaagaatacatgttTTGGGAGTAGAGTATGACTTTGTATAGAATAGAGTAGCTAACCCTGTTAATATGTTGAGGATACATAGCTGAAAAATCGTAAGTATAGCTTGGTTGTGATGAAAACAACATAGAATGAAAAATTGTCCCTTGATGTTTGATGTATATTCTTGCATATATAGTAGAAGTGAAAAGATCACCCATCTATAGGATAATAGGATGGCAATTGTTAATATCTCATTGTCAACTATTAGTTACAGCTGACATTCCTctcctcccccctcccccctctctGATAAGTGCAGCTGACATTTTTCATCCTGGCCCTATTCCAAATTACAGACTTAAGTGATAAAAGCTTGGTTCCTGTTGTCATAAAAACTTGATGACATTTTTCAAATACCCTGAATCACACAAACTCGATGACATTTTCGGTATTTGAGAATGTATTAGAAGCCTAAGCCCATTATTCTAATTTCACACATGCATGTATCCCTAGTAATAGTTGaataggatatatatatatgcatgctATGAACCCTGTAACTTTGTTGTAGCTGTCATAATAAAACTGTAGCAACTCCATGGCCACAGCAATAATTTTAGGTGAACCATGCAATTCTAGTGTTTACGCGCGAGCTCATGCACACCCATGCGTTGATCttctctatttctttattttctgtaGTCCGTATCTCAAAAATCCAGGGTTTGGATTCATGTTTtctaacaatataaaaaatggaaaaagtgaaATGTCCATTGAATGTTTAAACAAATGTCTTTTTCATAACTGAAAGATGTTTATGGCAAAGCCCCTTTATGCTATAGAACATACTTGCACAATgatatgtttttgaattttctggatAAGTAATCATTTGATATGTCcttaaatataataacaaacaatcattataaataaacatGTGGGCAGAATCTAGACCAAAGAGTTGTAACCTCTATACACaatttttgctctctttttttttattggtaagttatgcACGGCTGCACGCACCCGATGGGCCTTGAACCCACGATCTCACCCAATGAGCTCTAGTTATACTAGCACCTCCTCCCCTAATAAGTTCCAGGTGGAGATTGCAGTTCTAAAATGCCAATTATGAAAATTGGTATGGTTTTAAAATGCCTTGTTTAGTAAAAGAAACTGCTAACTAATTGGCGAGCAAACTGAGGTTCTGAGCTCACAAACACCTTGATATTCTTATCATTCAATTTGACTATATGAATGGGTTCAAAGATTGAAAAAGATTCGTCAAGGctccattttctctctccattttctGGAAgataaattgaagaaaaatgatagATCCTCCCCAAACTTCATGGTAAAGCATCCACCAGCGCATGTGGAACCCCAAACAAGAACATTATTTGGGAAAATTCCAAGATAGTTTCACTGCAACAACAGAGCCTTGTTGATAAAAAGGCatatattgtttttaataactttttgcaCTTTTAGTAACACTGACATGTAGTATATCAAAGCTGCCAAAGACGACTATTCTTTTTCCAATTGATCTTCACAGAGATATTAACTATCACTTTTCAGTTATTGCTAGAACTGTACACTACATGACTTCAAAATTTTACCTATATCATAGGGCAGGCATCAAAACATCATAGAAAATTTGGCATTGAACACCCTAACTGCatgttatttttcttgttcattGTCCACTATATATACACTAGGGAAAACTAAAGTAAGATTAGatttaatgaaaagtaattTGCTAAAAACTTTAGCCAATTGGAGCAAAACAATGACGTTAAGACATGAACAATGAAATGGAGCTTCACTAATCTAAGAAACATGaaatcacataaaaagtagTAACAAATACAAATGCGATTTATAAGTTTGAAATTCTACATCAATACAATGTTTTCTTTGAGTCTGACTTCATGATCggataaaaattttatgaagaaaatgctagaaaaacacaaataacacTTTTTGCCAGTACCTAGTGATCAGCCTAGCAAAAGCCATTCATGGCCTATCCATCCATTGAGATGATTTCAAGGCACTAAGATGACAACGTAGTTGTATTGCATGCTTACAGAACTAAattgctccaaaaaaaaaatggtagctCAAAATATAAGGGTCACAATTATGAGCCCAATTTCCGTAGTTTGGAATCACTGCTTAATTTCATTAAGGCATTGAATATTAATACTATTGTCTTTGTAAAGATACCAACATAAAAATCACCTAATTTGTATATCAATATGACAGTTGATATCAGAAAGGATATATTGTTTGACacttttcaacaaaaacaacaaaagataacaaaagcaacaaagaaTTCAATAGCCTTGAAAACTATAATAGTTACATACCTTGGGTGGTTTAAATGGGTAATCCGGAGGAAAATGAATAGTGACTAAAAAAACTCCACCTGCATAAGGACTGTCAGGAGGACCCATAATTGTTGCTTGCCAATGGAACATGTCTTCGGCAACAGGGCCTAAGGATTTAAATATCAACAGAAGAAAAAGGTAAATATAATGTTGCTCAAGTAAACTTGAATTAATGTATCTGAAgatttaaaataatcattaaagGAAGGCATTAATGGGAAAGAATAATAAAGGCTGGAAAATACAAACAGACAACAAAAAACTTATTGCCAAGAAGAATATAAGGTTGCACGTCTGAGCTGCAGTGCATGTAGCAAACGATCTACCGATGCAAGGTAAGAGTGTTCGTTTTTTGTCATTACATTTTCACAAAAGGAATGTGTAaacttgaaaaacaaaaaataaaaggctcTGCATATGAagaaataccactttatccatCAGTTCCACAACTGTGAAATGACTGGAAGATACTTGGTTTCTCAATTTTCTCAATCTAAACTATTCCAAACATGCAAAGCTACATTGTATTCCTTAATATAAGCATTATTTATACATTAGAATGTCCATGATCAATTTTTCCTGCCTCTTTTTAAAGTATCACATTACTCCACAAGTAACGAATAAACATCAATAATCAAACAATGACAATAATGCACCAACATCATGAATTTCTATAATCAAGGCCAGGTGCTACAAGAAAGCCATTAGGAACTAAGATGCAGAGCAAAACAATTGGGATAAGActcttttgatttgaaattttgaatttctaattGGCAAGAGTAGCATCCCGAGgaaaaattatacaatactCCGGGAGTACAATAGTGTCATACTCCCTCTCAGGACCCAATAACATGTGAGAACAAAAGGGTACAGCATTATTGTACTCCCGGAGAGCATGCTTTATTCTTTTCCCAAAGGGTATAACAATTGCGTTCATGAGGACGCCAATAATTTGCTTTCGAATACTATGAGATTCATAAGACATCAAATCCTACTCTTTTCCATTGACTATACAAATAAACTCTCATAATTAACATGATTATACCATATTTGATATTTCCCTCTCCAGATCTTTCTCAAAATCGCAAATTAAGCACTTTACTGTTTAAACAGCCAAAATTAcaactacaaaaaataaataaataaaaaataaaaagaacaaaacaaaatttcaagttaaagaaaaatagcaaaatcaaaatcctaagaaccaaatccaaagaaagaaacaattattaaacatacatacacatagaattttcaaaaaatcagcATCAAACTCTCAGATCAAAAtgtttcacacaaaaaaagctcaaaacttCACCATCCAATCCTTGTACTCAACACAAAATCCACAAAAATCAGCTGACAAatcaagcaaaaaagaaaacataaacaaaaaaaaatgaaaatttccgGATCGGAGAGAAAGAAAGTAGTACCAGCACTGCAAGACGTAGGAGGATCTTTCTGTAGATCCTTGAGCTCCTTCAAGATCCGCTTCGATGCCATCACCTACaacaccaaaaaattaaaaattcaccaaaacatagatcatcatcatcatcatcatcaagctctcaaacaaacacaaagttacacatacatacacagaaaaacagagagagagagagagagagagagaaaagctcACCTGAGAGATCCTTGTGGTAGAGAGAGTATTATTGAATGAACTTTgttcagagagagagatagagagagagagcttctacaaaataaaaacagtgactttttattttggaaacttttttggtttttggagttaaatataaatgaaaatgagatatataaataaatgggtcGAGCTTGCTCTCTCGTGATTGGTATAATTTCCATTGGACcccactttctttttttgtgaatCTTGGGGCCGGCGCGGAGACGCGGTTTTACCGGTTGACCGGACCCCAcggtattttttttccatttacttTCCAAGCTTGGTTTTAGAGTGGTCAGCAGGTGATTTTCTCCCACAGATTTCCTTTTTTATCCACTGGattaatcttcttttttttttttaactcgttTTAGTTTAgcttctctcttttcctccaaaaaaaaaaattagattctCCATAACTTTGCCTGATTCTCTGTATTATATAatgttttttcacttttcagtgCAATCAATTACCCCCCCATTGCCTATTTTGCAGGcctttaacttttttatttttagatctTGCACTAgatttcctcttttattttttttaaattttatttatgaccaagaaaaaaagtgtctattttaccccaaaaaaaagactttaccttttacctttttgttttttggctcttttttaataaaaatttaataaaactaatttttttgaaaactaacaagttttaccttcttttttttcacaaatttaatataaataaaagttattaaaaatcatatctTTTGATAAACACTATGTTAATAAGTTATCAAAAATTACGAAATATCCAAATGGATACCAAATATTTGgtcttttatatttgatttttgttattatatcgATCATGTCACTTATTTCCATTAGTAATCTACTTATTTAgtgtattttatatttaaccATTTCATAAAATACTagctttaaaatatttaaaaatatgggAATTTCATTACTATAAGGAGAAAAACATATTATTGGCAATCAAATTactaaagaaaatagaaaacactTGGACTAACATGAAAAcagaattaaaacaaaaaaaaaatggcaaactgAAAACACCaccaaattttaacaaaaaaatatattgtaattttttttaattttaatttcatacacagaataaaaaattgatgcaACCCtatccatgatttttttttgggaggctGGGGGGGggggctaaaatgcaaattgcattTTCTAAGTTTAactgaaatttattttagtcttCTAACTTTATTTTCGTTTAATTaagtcatttaaatttcaaatttattcaattcaggtTTTTCATCCAATTACTTTAAAAATTGCCATTAATTGTGCAagtaactaataaaaaaaaatttaaaaacaagattctcatgtaaaaaaaaatatatatataatatttttattagttttatagatttttttcatgtgagaacaaaatttaatggcattttaaaaaaaaaattggacaaaaaatctaaatttaataaatttgaaacttaaaaaactcaattaaacaaaaataaagttaaagagtgcaatttgtattttagcttttttatttttttattcatatggGGATGCTAATTTCTTGACATATCATTACGttaatgatataatatatatatatatacacacacacggTACTAGACAAGTTCAAATTGAATAAGTTGCATCATGTTAGGTGTGGCTATAATTAgtttgttgattttgtgatttATGATGTAACTATGATGATCACTAAAGTGTGGCTATAATTAGTTCGTGGATTTTGTGATTTATGATGTAATTATGATGATCACTTAGTTACttcaaacattttgtttttgttccaTTGTCATTGaactatttttttaccaaaaagatAAATTAACTATTGAAGAATTTTGTGTCTCAGTGATGTTACGTGTTATTTTCTTTAGGAAGATCGAGTGTTGGTTTGAATCTTCTCTTACTTGTTgtaaaagagagatagagagaaaaatatcaatataaacttttatctatattattaataacaggattttttatttgggtttcatCATTTTGCATACTAAAATATCCTCgcacaaattttttaaattataaaaaataaccctattttttagttaaatatttttaaatttaaaaacacaaaccaattaaaagagtaatttactattttaaaaaaagtttctaagttATAGGctttcaaacttttatcaacCCTCACATATAGAAATATCCTAAAAATTGGGATACtatctctatctcacttttaaacattatttcactaaacttaaaataaaataaaaaataaaaataaaaatagtctCATCTCATATTTAAAAACTATTTCactaaatccaaaataaaaaataaaaagagtctCATTGCACACGCAAAACTTGTGTGATGAGTCTAGTAATTTAATAACATAATTAAATGGTGAAATCCGCAAATCCAACTCTGCCTTAAGATGG is a genomic window of Quercus lobata isolate SW786 chromosome 2, ValleyOak3.0 Primary Assembly, whole genome shotgun sequence containing:
- the LOC115975341 gene encoding ubiquitin-conjugating enzyme E2-17 kDa-like — encoded protein: MASKRILKELKDLQKDPPTSCSAGPVAEDMFHWQATIMGPPDSPYAGGVFLVTIHFPPDYPFKPPKVAFRTKVFHPNINSNGSICLDILKEQWSPALTISKVLLSICSLLTDPNPDDPLVPEIAHMYKTDRSKYETTARSWTQKYAMG